A single window of Mycobacterium sp. ITM-2016-00318 DNA harbors:
- a CDS encoding TrkA family potassium uptake protein: MLGSAALIAFVLGWLGYTEYLNELYVEGATKHPPRATDIAYNTFKLFLMGSPATTGLPVKIEIARILAPLVSGWAALSGLALLFHDRFQQIRIPLMRGHVVICGLGYVGSLFGEHLRQAGHQVVVVESDSANPLVEVCRKWRSPVVIGDARLESTLRGAGIQRAAQLLAVCPTDAVNTEIVAVARRLPTGRRSGPLRCLARIGSPELCRLLRVQEANALDGAPSSLDFFNIDEISAQLCLDEFSIRAENGRPHVLVSRLDALGMWLVKHAAWSWFTDRTDDTPLWVTVVDDRAEERLGGLLDRHPALESVCRFIQSSASVRDLHRLDAVQADVGAPPITCAYVSAYRDEDAIEAALTLRHYLDSAVPMVVALSRTDGVARLITDATASGELTNVNVFPALERTCTAELVAGGSYERIAVAIHRRWCAGQLAAGKEAPSWSELDESRKESNRAQARDMPVKLRSIGCSIAPLHDVSAPAFEFSDEEFEMLAIAEHKRWVTERLESGWRLGPKDVGRKTTPYLIPFDELPDDIADLDRDAVRQIPDALALVDLKAIRSVTSSGRVEPPALIGDDR, encoded by the coding sequence TTGCTCGGTTCCGCCGCCTTGATCGCGTTCGTGCTTGGCTGGCTGGGATATACGGAATACCTGAACGAGTTGTACGTCGAGGGGGCAACTAAGCACCCCCCTCGGGCGACCGACATCGCCTACAACACCTTCAAGCTGTTTTTGATGGGGTCGCCTGCCACGACGGGGCTACCGGTCAAGATCGAGATCGCTCGGATCCTCGCGCCGCTCGTGTCCGGTTGGGCCGCGTTGAGCGGGCTGGCGTTGTTGTTTCACGATCGGTTTCAACAAATCCGCATACCGCTGATGCGGGGTCACGTCGTGATCTGCGGTCTGGGCTATGTCGGCAGCTTGTTCGGCGAGCATCTTCGTCAGGCCGGTCACCAGGTAGTCGTCGTTGAATCCGACTCCGCGAATCCGCTCGTAGAGGTGTGTCGCAAGTGGCGAAGTCCGGTCGTTATCGGCGATGCTCGGCTGGAAAGCACGCTACGGGGCGCCGGTATACAGCGTGCGGCACAACTTCTCGCGGTGTGCCCTACCGATGCGGTGAACACCGAGATCGTCGCCGTCGCGCGGCGACTCCCGACCGGCCGTCGAAGTGGTCCGCTGCGTTGTCTTGCTCGTATCGGCAGCCCGGAGCTGTGCCGGTTATTGCGGGTCCAGGAGGCCAACGCTTTGGACGGCGCCCCCTCGTCACTGGACTTCTTCAACATTGACGAGATCAGTGCGCAATTGTGCCTTGACGAGTTCTCCATAAGGGCCGAGAACGGCCGGCCGCATGTCCTCGTCAGTCGCCTTGATGCGCTGGGAATGTGGTTGGTGAAACACGCAGCATGGAGCTGGTTCACAGACCGAACCGACGACACCCCCCTCTGGGTCACAGTTGTCGACGACCGAGCCGAGGAACGCCTCGGCGGGCTCCTCGACCGACACCCCGCCCTCGAGTCGGTGTGTCGGTTCATTCAATCCTCGGCGTCGGTCCGTGATCTGCACCGACTCGACGCGGTGCAAGCCGACGTGGGAGCGCCCCCTATAACGTGCGCATACGTCAGCGCGTATCGCGACGAAGACGCAATTGAGGCCGCGCTCACCTTGCGCCATTACCTTGATTCGGCGGTTCCGATGGTGGTCGCGTTGTCCCGCACGGACGGAGTGGCCCGGCTCATCACCGACGCGACTGCCAGTGGCGAGCTGACGAACGTCAACGTGTTTCCGGCGTTGGAGCGCACGTGCACGGCCGAACTCGTCGCGGGCGGGTCATACGAGAGGATCGCGGTCGCCATCCATCGCCGTTGGTGCGCAGGGCAACTCGCCGCCGGCAAGGAGGCGCCGTCGTGGTCCGAGCTGGACGAGTCGCGCAAGGAGTCCAATCGAGCTCAAGCCCGCGACATGCCAGTCAAGCTGCGCAGCATCGGGTGTAGCATTGCGCCGCTGCACGACGTAAGCGCACCAGCGTTCGAATTTTCCGACGAGGAATTCGAGATGCTTGCGATCGCCGAGCACAAACGGTGGGTAACCGAACGACTGGAGTCCGGCTGGCGGCTGGGGCCCAAAGATGTTGGGCGGAAGACCACGCCTTATTTGATTCCGTTCGACGAGCTGCCGGACGACATCGCCGACCTCGACCGCGACGCGGTACGTCAGATCCCTGACGCGCTAGCCTTGGTCGATCTCAAGGCCATCCGGTCCGTCACTAGCTCAGGCCGTGTCGAACCGCCGGCGCTCATCGGCGATGACCGGTAG
- a CDS encoding TIR domain-containing protein, with translation MSRIFLSHSSHDAREALALKRWLVGQEPPLATDIFLDIDPEVGLRPGERWKDRLKQASAKCEAVVCLLSRKWEASHECRTEYRVAENLNKQILCARLEPSAGDDLTSEWQRCDLFGESDMTSVDVGSGPPVLFATTGLYRLRDAIRGTGISAHSFVWPPPDDVDRAPYRGWEPFEQVDAAVFFGRDAPIVHGLDELRGMRLAETKSLFVVLGPSGTGKSSFLRAGLLPRLAREDRRFTLLGVVRPGRNALTGDAGLAAAIWHARDKLGLSAPSLGEIKSACTDDIERLRELLIEVQNAAADRLPDPIRGDERPTPPTLILPLDQAEELFSADAGAQGAELMSLIRRLTVRTDLQPLGLIVVATIRTDRYEVMQTHPELVGVESRVFDDLKPMPPTQFKEVITGPAVRASEGGRRLAISPHLVERLLVDAAEGADTLPMLSLTLARLYADYGSTGELTVEQYQAMGGMRRVVETEINEVLATDPDQRSRQLNCLRAAFIPWLATVNPHNDQPMRRVARYDDLPEESRPLIDALVAKRLLLKDQRDGQVVVEVALESLLRQWDELADWLREQRQELQVADDVERADTAWRSNGKDPAWLLAGSRLADAEKVVGSSTFTQRMNPVREYLDASRQSENDRVAAEEERRHSELRNAQERQSQAEAHATALRKHATALRKRSRILRAVVAITAAVAVVAVVGLVYATSARHQAQDRFRQATGVRLVAESDGILDDNRPGSDERALHELLAANAISPNTFDQQLYSAAVKTFDTLKLIDTATGTYGGALSPGAAFSPRGDRFVTAGDQGTLRMWDTQTGLQVGKDFTGHTEWVNDAVFSPDGDRLATTSDDRTVRLWNADTGEPIGRPMTGHEDEVWGVAFSPDGLMIATGSVDTDLRLWNAKTGKPIGQPIDHPAEIVCVEFSRDGRRVVTGGYDGAVRIWDVRTGQQIGPPHRVHEDDMTEIIMDVAFSPDGRRLASASADGDVQIWDGETGLPIGDPMTGHGTQVMSVAFSPDGHRLADGGNDGAVRMWDVDTRQLLGAPMMGHKSAVFTLSFNPDGTHLLSGAQDGTIRLWDVGIRRPLVGHIGGVSSVAVSPDGDRIASAGDDGTVRLWNADNGRLMGKPVVASGQPLSSLAFSPDGRRLATAGADGTVRMWDVNAGGPVGAPINPGQGPLTSVAFSPEGRRVVIGGGNSVRLWDVQTGSPIGEPRIHGELVHSVAFSPDGNRIASGGMETGYNGTVGLWDANTGQLIRAVPIGGADVVVFAVAFRPDGRRIAAAGGDGVIQRLDAGSLEKVGEPMQAHEDTVVALAYSPDGRTLASASLDETIRMWDTESGKQAADALIGHTDNVNSIAYSPDGQRIVSGSTDGTVRVWPAIAGPPDLCDKLAENMSHKQWNEWVSPDIDYIKVCPDLPIPPD, from the coding sequence ATGTCGCGAATTTTCCTTAGCCATTCCAGTCATGATGCGCGTGAGGCGTTGGCTTTGAAGCGCTGGTTGGTGGGCCAGGAGCCTCCGCTGGCGACTGACATCTTCCTTGACATCGATCCGGAAGTGGGGCTGCGACCGGGCGAGCGATGGAAGGACAGGCTGAAGCAGGCGAGTGCCAAATGTGAAGCCGTGGTCTGCCTGTTGTCGAGAAAATGGGAAGCGTCGCATGAGTGCAGGACTGAATATCGCGTCGCGGAGAATTTGAACAAGCAGATTCTGTGTGCCCGCCTCGAGCCGTCGGCCGGTGATGATTTGACGTCGGAGTGGCAGCGCTGCGACCTGTTCGGCGAGAGTGACATGACCTCGGTCGATGTGGGCAGCGGCCCTCCGGTGTTGTTCGCCACCACTGGCTTGTACCGGTTGCGAGATGCCATCCGCGGGACTGGCATCAGTGCGCATTCGTTCGTTTGGCCACCGCCAGACGACGTCGATCGGGCTCCATATCGCGGGTGGGAACCGTTCGAACAGGTCGATGCCGCCGTGTTCTTCGGCCGTGATGCGCCGATCGTGCACGGCCTCGATGAGCTGCGGGGCATGAGGCTGGCCGAGACGAAGTCGCTGTTCGTCGTGTTGGGTCCGTCGGGCACAGGTAAGTCGTCGTTCCTACGCGCGGGTTTACTGCCGCGCTTGGCACGCGAAGATCGTCGCTTCACACTGTTGGGCGTCGTGCGGCCCGGTCGCAACGCGCTCACCGGGGACGCGGGCCTGGCAGCGGCCATTTGGCATGCTCGAGACAAGCTCGGTTTATCGGCACCTAGCCTGGGCGAAATCAAGTCCGCATGCACCGACGACATCGAGCGACTTCGCGAGTTGCTGATCGAAGTACAGAATGCAGCCGCGGATCGGTTACCCGATCCGATTCGCGGCGATGAGAGACCGACTCCCCCTACGCTGATACTCCCCCTGGACCAGGCCGAGGAATTGTTCTCCGCTGACGCCGGAGCCCAAGGGGCGGAGCTGATGTCGCTGATTCGACGACTGACGGTGCGGACGGATCTGCAACCGCTGGGCCTGATAGTGGTCGCCACCATTCGGACCGACCGATATGAGGTCATGCAGACGCATCCCGAACTGGTCGGCGTCGAGTCACGGGTTTTCGACGACCTCAAGCCGATGCCGCCGACCCAGTTCAAAGAGGTGATCACCGGCCCGGCGGTTCGTGCAAGCGAAGGCGGCCGGCGCCTCGCGATTTCACCGCACTTGGTGGAGAGGCTTCTCGTCGACGCCGCCGAGGGCGCCGACACACTGCCGATGTTGTCGTTGACGCTGGCGCGACTGTATGCCGACTATGGATCGACGGGTGAGTTGACGGTCGAGCAGTACCAGGCGATGGGCGGGATGCGCCGTGTCGTCGAGACGGAGATCAATGAGGTGCTCGCCACCGATCCCGACCAACGAAGTCGCCAACTCAATTGTCTGCGAGCCGCTTTCATTCCATGGCTCGCCACGGTCAACCCACATAATGACCAGCCGATGCGTCGGGTGGCCCGCTATGACGACCTGCCCGAGGAAAGCAGACCCCTGATCGATGCACTGGTCGCCAAGCGGCTGTTACTCAAGGACCAGCGCGACGGCCAAGTCGTGGTCGAGGTCGCCCTGGAAAGCCTGCTGCGCCAGTGGGATGAGTTGGCAGACTGGCTTCGCGAGCAACGCCAGGAGCTTCAGGTCGCCGACGACGTCGAGCGAGCCGACACCGCATGGCGAAGCAACGGCAAAGACCCGGCATGGCTTCTCGCGGGTTCCCGTCTTGCTGATGCCGAAAAAGTTGTCGGCTCATCCACCTTCACACAACGGATGAATCCCGTTCGCGAATACCTCGACGCTTCTCGACAAAGCGAGAACGATCGGGTCGCCGCGGAGGAAGAACGTCGGCACTCCGAATTACGCAATGCGCAAGAACGGCAATCACAGGCCGAAGCGCACGCGACCGCCCTGCGCAAGCACGCGACCGCCTTGCGCAAGCGGTCGCGGATCTTGCGTGCCGTTGTTGCAATCACCGCGGCAGTCGCCGTGGTTGCCGTCGTTGGACTGGTCTATGCCACCAGCGCCCGCCATCAAGCACAAGACCGGTTCCGCCAGGCGACGGGCGTGCGGCTGGTCGCCGAGTCGGACGGCATCTTGGACGACAACAGGCCGGGCAGTGATGAAAGGGCCTTGCATGAGCTACTTGCCGCGAACGCGATCTCTCCGAACACATTTGACCAACAGTTGTACTCAGCGGCGGTAAAGACCTTCGACACCCTCAAGCTCATCGACACCGCGACGGGAACCTACGGTGGCGCCCTCAGCCCTGGTGCCGCCTTCAGCCCTCGGGGTGACCGCTTCGTCACTGCAGGCGACCAAGGAACATTGCGCATGTGGGACACGCAGACAGGCCTACAGGTGGGCAAAGACTTTACCGGACACACTGAATGGGTTAACGATGCTGTGTTCAGTCCCGATGGTGACCGGCTCGCGACCACAAGTGACGATCGCACCGTCCGGCTGTGGAACGCGGACACTGGAGAACCGATCGGCCGGCCAATGACAGGCCACGAAGACGAGGTGTGGGGCGTGGCGTTCAGCCCCGACGGGCTCATGATCGCCACGGGCAGCGTGGACACCGACTTGCGGCTATGGAACGCGAAAACCGGCAAGCCCATCGGCCAACCAATTGACCATCCCGCCGAGATTGTCTGCGTGGAATTCAGCCGCGACGGACGGCGTGTCGTCACTGGCGGTTACGACGGGGCTGTACGGATTTGGGACGTCCGCACCGGGCAGCAGATCGGTCCTCCGCACCGAGTCCACGAGGACGACATGACGGAAATCATCATGGACGTGGCGTTCAGCCCCGACGGCCGCAGACTCGCTTCGGCGAGTGCCGACGGGGATGTGCAGATATGGGACGGCGAAACCGGCCTGCCGATCGGCGATCCCATGACCGGCCACGGCACCCAGGTGATGAGCGTGGCGTTCAGCCCCGACGGCCACCGGCTTGCTGACGGAGGTAATGACGGTGCGGTGCGGATGTGGGACGTCGACACCAGGCAATTGCTCGGTGCCCCCATGATGGGCCACAAGAGCGCGGTGTTTACTTTGTCGTTCAATCCCGACGGCACCCACCTACTGTCGGGAGCGCAGGACGGGACGATCCGATTGTGGGATGTCGGCATACGTCGGCCGCTCGTCGGCCACATCGGAGGGGTGTCGAGTGTGGCGGTGAGCCCTGACGGAGATCGCATCGCTTCGGCTGGTGACGACGGCACGGTGCGGTTGTGGAACGCCGACAATGGCCGTCTGATGGGCAAGCCGGTCGTGGCCAGCGGGCAGCCGCTGTCCAGCCTCGCTTTCAGCCCGGATGGACGGCGCCTCGCCACCGCTGGCGCCGACGGCACCGTGCGGATGTGGGATGTGAACGCGGGCGGGCCCGTTGGCGCCCCGATCAATCCCGGGCAGGGGCCACTGACCAGCGTGGCGTTCAGTCCCGAAGGACGCCGCGTGGTTATCGGCGGTGGAAACAGCGTCCGGTTGTGGGATGTCCAAACGGGCAGTCCCATCGGTGAGCCGCGGATACACGGCGAACTGGTACACAGCGTCGCGTTCAGTCCCGACGGCAACCGCATCGCCTCTGGCGGCATGGAGACGGGCTACAACGGCACAGTGGGGTTGTGGGACGCCAACACAGGTCAATTGATACGGGCAGTCCCAATCGGCGGCGCCGATGTAGTTGTGTTCGCAGTGGCCTTCCGCCCCGACGGCCGCCGGATCGCGGCCGCAGGTGGCGATGGCGTCATTCAGCGGTTGGATGCGGGCAGTCTCGAGAAAGTCGGCGAGCCAATGCAAGCCCATGAGGACACGGTCGTTGCGTTGGCGTACAGCCCCGACGGCCGCACGCTCGCGTCCGCGAGTCTCGACGAAACCATCCGGATGTGGGACACCGAGTCGGGCAAGCAGGCAGCTGATGCGTTGATCGGCCACACCGACAACGTGAACAGTATTGCGTACAGTCCCGATGGCCAGCGCATCGTTTCGGGCAGCACGGACGGTACTGTCCGGGTCTGGCCTGCCATTGCAGGTCCACCAGATCTGTGTGACAAGCTCGCTGAGAACATGAGCCATAAGCAGTGGAACGAGTGGGTATCGCCGGACATCGACTACATCAAGGTCTGCCCCGATCTACCGATCCCGCCGGACTAG
- a CDS encoding TIR domain-containing protein — MSRIFLSHSSLDSREALALKRWLVEQEPPLATDIFLDIDPDVGLRPGERWKDRLQQASAKCEAVVCLLSSNWEASHECKTEYRVAENLNKQILCARLEPSAGDELTSEWQRCDLFGESDMTSVDLDDGPPVMFATKGLYRLRDAIRGTGISAHSFVWPPPDDVVRAPYRGWEPFEQVDAAVFFGRDAAIVHGLDELRGMRVAETKSMFVVLGPSGTGKSSFLRAGLMPRVAREDRRFTLLGVVRPGRNALTGDAGLAAAIWHARDRLGLSAPSLGEIKTACHGDVERVRELLIEIQQTATDRLPDPVSGDDKPAPPTLILPLDQAEELFSADAGAQAVELMSLIRRLTVRTELQPLSLIVVATIRTDRFEVMQTHAELAGVESRVFDDLKPMPRTQFKEVITGPAARASEGGRPLTVSPDLVERLLVDAAEGADTLPMLSLTLARLYADYGSTGELRVEQYEAMGGMRRVVETEINEILAADPDRRRHQLDCLRAAFIPWLATVNPENDHPLRRMARYDDLPEESRPLIDALVAKRLLVKDQRDGQVVVEVALESLLRQWDELSEWLREQRHELQVADDVERADTAWKSNNRDAAWLLAGSRLADAERVVSSPTFTQRMNPVREYIDASRQSENDRLAAEEERRHAELRNAQERQAVAEAHASDLRKRSRILRAVVAITAAVAVVAVVGLVYAVSARGQAQDRFRQATSVRLASDSDNMLNGSRPGSDERALLELLAANALSPNTFGQNMYSVGVKTFNTLKLIDPSMGVFGAIFSPDGRRFVVGGDNGALRLYDAQTGLQLGADLVGHTKWIDGATFSPDGHKIASVSDDLTVRLWNADTGRPIGQPMLGHQDQVWAISFSPDGHMLASGSVDRTMRLWNVDTGRPIGQPLRHPDRVISVEFSPDGRHIASGDADGMLRLWDVTTGQQSGPPLKGHTGEVIDVAFSPDGRRIASASGDGDVRLWDAQTGLPIGEPLPAHGSRVLSVAFSPDGHRLASGSGDGAVRLWDADTRQLLGAPMLGQKGGVWTLSFSPDGTRLLSGSQDGTIRLWDVGIRRPLIGHIGGVASVAVSPDGHRIASAGDDGTVRLWDADSGRPIGKPLVDSDKPLSGVAFSPDGQRLAIASADGTVRMWNADTGTLVGDPIDPGQGPLTSVAFSPDGRRLAIGGGDTSVGVSSDHDGTVRLWDVKTFRPVGEPRRHGERVNSVAFSPDGNRIVSGGNEGDNTGSVRLWDANTGELVAATTIGEAQRIVWAVAFSPDGRQVAAAGVDGFIEVLDADGLDIIGQPMKGHEDRVVSLAYSPDGRALASASRDETIRLWDVESGQQVGAALTAHTDDVDSVAFSPDGQRIVSGSTDGTVRVWPAVAGSKELCDKLTENMSHKQWNEWVSPDIDYIKVCPDLRIPPD, encoded by the coding sequence ATGTCGCGAATTTTCCTGAGCCATTCGAGTCTCGACTCACGCGAGGCATTGGCCCTGAAACGTTGGTTGGTAGAGCAGGAGCCCCCGCTGGCGACTGACATCTTCCTCGACATCGATCCTGACGTGGGGCTCCGTCCAGGCGAGCGATGGAAGGACAGACTGCAGCAGGCCAGTGCCAAATGTGAAGCCGTGGTCTGTCTCCTCTCGAGCAACTGGGAGGCGTCTCACGAGTGCAAGACCGAATACCGCGTCGCAGAGAATCTGAACAAGCAGATCTTGTGCGCCCGCCTCGAGCCGTCGGCCGGTGACGAGTTGACGTCGGAGTGGCAGCGGTGCGACCTGTTCGGCGAGAGTGACATGACCTCGGTCGACCTGGACGACGGCCCTCCGGTCATGTTCGCAACCAAAGGGTTGTACCGGTTGCGAGACGCCATCCGCGGCACCGGCATCAGCGCGCACTCGTTCGTATGGCCGCCACCCGACGACGTGGTCCGGGCTCCATATCGCGGGTGGGAGCCGTTCGAACAGGTCGATGCCGCCGTGTTCTTCGGCCGGGACGCGGCCATCGTGCACGGGCTGGATGAGCTGCGCGGCATGAGAGTGGCTGAGACGAAGTCGATGTTCGTTGTGTTGGGTCCGTCTGGCACAGGTAAGTCATCGTTCCTACGCGCGGGTTTGATGCCGCGTGTGGCCCGTGAGGATCGTCGTTTCACTCTGTTGGGCGTCGTGCGGCCCGGTCGCAACGCGCTGACGGGCGATGCCGGTCTGGCGGCGGCGATTTGGCACGCTCGAGACAGGCTGGGCCTGTCAGCACCAAGCCTGGGCGAAATCAAGACCGCGTGCCACGGCGACGTCGAGCGGGTCCGCGAGTTGCTGATCGAGATCCAGCAGACGGCGACGGATCGGTTACCGGATCCGGTGAGCGGCGATGACAAGCCGGCCCCTCCGACGCTGATACTCCCCCTGGACCAGGCCGAAGAACTGTTCTCCGCCGACGCCGGAGCCCAAGCAGTCGAGCTGATGTCGCTGATTCGACGGCTGACGGTCCGAACGGAACTGCAACCGCTGAGCCTCATCGTCGTCGCCACCATCAGAACCGACCGGTTTGAGGTGATGCAAACGCACGCCGAACTGGCCGGCGTGGAGTCAAGGGTTTTCGATGACCTCAAACCAATGCCGCGGACGCAGTTCAAGGAGGTGATCACCGGCCCGGCCGCTCGTGCCAGCGAGGGTGGCCGCCCCCTGACTGTTTCACCTGACCTGGTGGAGCGCCTTCTCGTCGACGCCGCCGAGGGTGCCGATACACTGCCGATGTTGTCGTTGACGCTGGCGCGCCTATATGCCGACTATGGCTCGACGGGTGAGTTGAGAGTCGAGCAATACGAGGCGATGGGCGGGATGCGCCGTGTCGTCGAGACAGAGATCAACGAGATTCTCGCCGCCGATCCGGACCGACGGCGCCACCAACTCGACTGTCTGCGAGCCGCTTTCATTCCGTGGCTCGCCACCGTGAACCCGGAGAACGACCATCCGTTGCGTCGGATGGCCCGCTATGACGACTTACCCGAGGAAAGCAGACCGCTGATCGATGCACTGGTCGCCAAGCGGCTGCTGGTCAAGGACCAGCGCGACGGCCAAGTCGTAGTCGAGGTCGCCCTGGAAAGCCTACTGCGCCAATGGGATGAATTGTCAGAATGGCTTCGCGAGCAACGCCACGAACTCCAGGTCGCCGACGACGTCGAGCGTGCCGATACGGCGTGGAAAAGCAACAACAGGGATGCGGCGTGGCTTCTCGCCGGTTCTCGTCTCGCCGACGCCGAGAGAGTTGTGAGCAGTCCTACTTTCACCCAGCGCATGAATCCCGTTCGCGAATACATCGACGCTTCTCGACAAAGCGAGAACGATCGGCTAGCGGCGGAAGAAGAGCGCCGGCACGCCGAGTTACGCAATGCGCAAGAACGGCAAGCAGTTGCCGAAGCGCACGCGAGCGACTTGCGCAAGCGATCGCGGATCCTGCGTGCCGTTGTTGCAATCACCGCGGCGGTCGCCGTCGTTGCCGTCGTCGGACTCGTCTATGCCGTAAGTGCTCGTGGTCAGGCACAAGACCGGTTCCGCCAGGCCACAAGCGTGCGGTTGGCCTCCGATTCGGACAACATGTTGAACGGCAGCAGGCCGGGCAGTGATGAGAGGGCCCTGCTCGAGCTACTTGCCGCAAATGCACTCTCTCCGAATACATTCGGCCAGAACATGTACTCCGTCGGTGTCAAGACCTTCAACACCCTCAAGCTGATCGACCCCTCAATGGGGGTCTTTGGTGCCATCTTCAGTCCCGATGGCCGCCGCTTCGTCGTAGGAGGCGATAACGGAGCGCTGCGCTTGTATGACGCTCAGACCGGCCTTCAGCTGGGTGCGGACCTGGTCGGACACACCAAGTGGATCGACGGTGCCACGTTCAGTCCCGACGGTCACAAGATCGCTTCCGTAAGTGACGATCTCACCGTGCGGCTGTGGAACGCCGACACCGGCCGACCCATCGGCCAGCCGATGTTGGGCCATCAAGACCAGGTGTGGGCGATATCGTTCAGCCCGGACGGGCACATGCTCGCGTCCGGCAGCGTGGACCGCACCATGCGGCTGTGGAACGTCGACACCGGCCGACCCATCGGCCAGCCGCTGAGACATCCAGACAGGGTCATCAGCGTGGAATTCAGCCCCGACGGCCGGCACATCGCCAGCGGGGACGCCGACGGAATGTTGCGGTTGTGGGACGTCACGACCGGGCAGCAGTCCGGACCCCCGTTGAAGGGTCACACCGGAGAAGTCATCGATGTGGCGTTCAGTCCGGACGGCCGCCGAATCGCGTCGGCGAGCGGCGACGGCGACGTGCGGTTGTGGGACGCCCAGACCGGCTTGCCGATCGGCGAGCCCTTGCCCGCTCACGGGAGTCGGGTGCTCAGCGTGGCGTTCAGCCCCGACGGTCACAGGCTTGCCTCCGGGAGTGGTGACGGTGCGGTAAGGCTGTGGGACGCCGACACTCGCCAGTTGCTTGGTGCGCCCATGCTGGGCCAGAAGGGTGGAGTGTGGACTCTGTCGTTCAGCCCCGACGGAACCCGCCTCCTCTCGGGATCGCAGGACGGGACGATCCGATTGTGGGATGTCGGCATACGTCGGCCGCTCATCGGCCACATCGGGGGCGTAGCCAGTGTGGCGGTGAGCCCAGACGGACATCGCATCGCGTCGGCTGGTGACGACGGCACGGTGCGCCTGTGGGACGCCGACAGCGGCCGCCCGATCGGCAAGCCGCTTGTCGACAGCGACAAGCCGTTGTCCGGCGTCGCGTTCAGCCCGGATGGACAGCGTCTGGCCATCGCCAGCGCCGACGGCACGGTCCGGATGTGGAACGCGGACACGGGCACGCTTGTCGGTGACCCGATCGATCCGGGGCAGGGACCACTGACGAGCGTGGCGTTCAGTCCCGATGGGCGCCGTTTGGCCATCGGCGGTGGAGACACGTCGGTTGGCGTATCGAGCGACCACGATGGCACCGTCCGGTTGTGGGATGTCAAAACGTTTCGTCCTGTCGGTGAGCCGCGGAGACACGGCGAACGGGTGAACAGTGTTGCGTTCAGCCCGGACGGGAACCGCATCGTCTCCGGCGGCAACGAGGGTGACAACACCGGCTCGGTGAGGTTGTGGGACGCCAACACAGGTGAATTGGTTGCGGCAACCACGATCGGCGAGGCACAGAGGATCGTATGGGCCGTAGCGTTCAGTCCCGACGGGCGCCAAGTCGCGGCAGCCGGTGTCGACGGGTTCATTGAAGTCTTGGATGCCGACGGGCTCGACATAATCGGTCAGCCGATGAAAGGCCACGAGGACAGAGTCGTTTCTCTGGCGTACAGCCCGGACGGCCGCGCACTCGCTTCCGCCAGTAGAGACGAAACCATCCGGTTGTGGGACGTCGAGTCCGGCCAGCAAGTAGGTGCAGCGCTGACCGCGCACACTGACGATGTCGACAGCGTCGCGTTCAGCCCCGACGGCCAGCGCATCGTTTCAGGCAGCACAGACGGAACCGTCCGGGTCTGGCCGGCCGTTGCCGGATCAAAAGAGTTGTGCGACAAGTTGACTGAAAACATGAGCCACAAGCAGTGGAACGAGTGGGTGTCGCCCGACATCGACTACATCAAGGTCTGCCCCGACCTGCGGATCCCGCCGGACTAG
- a CDS encoding VIT family protein, whose protein sequence is MTSKPVPGEAPGKTRPHHGSVANKLNWLRAAVLGANDGIVSTAGIVIGVAAATAERGPVLTAGIAGLAAGALSMAVGEYVSVSTQRDTERALLDTEGRELKSQPDDELNELTALYEARGLSAQTARQAAVELTAYDPLAAHAEIELRIDPKQLTNPWLAAMSSAVSFTIGALLPLVAILLPPASTRIGVTVAVVLLALAMTGWVAARLGGAKPLRPILRVTVGGALAMAITFAIGHLVGVTIG, encoded by the coding sequence ATGACATCGAAGCCGGTACCCGGGGAGGCGCCCGGGAAGACGCGACCACACCACGGGTCAGTTGCCAATAAACTCAATTGGCTTCGCGCCGCCGTCTTGGGCGCCAACGACGGGATCGTCTCGACGGCCGGCATTGTCATCGGCGTCGCCGCCGCCACCGCCGAGCGAGGGCCGGTGCTCACCGCCGGCATCGCGGGACTGGCAGCCGGAGCTCTGTCGATGGCGGTCGGCGAATATGTGTCTGTCAGCACTCAGCGCGACACCGAACGGGCACTTCTCGACACCGAAGGCCGAGAGCTGAAGTCACAGCCGGACGACGAGCTGAACGAGTTGACCGCGCTCTACGAGGCAAGAGGGCTCTCCGCGCAGACCGCGCGGCAGGCCGCCGTGGAGCTCACCGCTTACGATCCTCTCGCCGCCCACGCGGAGATCGAGCTGCGTATTGACCCGAAACAGCTGACAAATCCGTGGCTGGCAGCGATGTCGTCCGCGGTGTCATTCACCATCGGCGCACTACTGCCGCTCGTCGCTATTCTTCTTCCGCCCGCGTCTACGCGCATCGGGGTCACCGTTGCCGTGGTGCTTCTCGCGCTGGCGATGACCGGCTGGGTGGCCGCCCGCCTCGGTGGCGCAAAGCCTTTACGCCCAATCCTGCGGGTGACCGTGGGTGGCGCTTTGGCCATGGCGATCACCTTCGCGATCGGCCATCTCGTCGGCGTGACGATCGGATGA